Below is a genomic region from candidate division KSB1 bacterium.
CTAAGCATTACAAAAAAAGCATATCAAAATCTTGTCAAAGAAGCAAACACTTTTTTAACATTTTTCGATAACACTTGAACAATTGCCCCCAATTGACTTATATTCACTGCGTCAGTTTCCTTGGGGGAAGGCGCGGACATCTCCGATGGGTCGTATAATCGGCTGGAAAAAAAGCACTAGACCCTTTAAGCCGGTTGATACCGGTCGATAAGAATCGATCTTGAGACAAAAGTAGAATTTTTAACCGGCAACTATGAAATCGGGGTGCCTGCGAGTTGTTTGGTGTTTGGCACGGCAATTCTCTGTTGTTTTTCAGCTTATTTCGTCTATCTTTCGTAAGAGAACACCTCGTCGATCGGATGATGCAGAATTGGATAAAAATAAATCGGAAGCAAATCACGCGAGATAACGGAGGTTGAATGAAAAGGCTGTTTTCCGGGAACGAAGCGGTAGCGCGCGGTGCGTTTGAGGCCGGCGTGCAGGTGGCCGCCGCTTATCCCGGCACCCCAAGCACGGAAATTTTAGAAAATATTGCTCAATATCCGCAAATCTATGCCGAGTGGTCGGTCAATGAAAAGGTCGCTTTTGAGGTTGCCTACGGCGCTGCGGTTGCCGGCAAACGGGCGCTGGCGGCAATGAAGCACGTCGGTGTTAACGTTGCTTCGGATGCCCTTATGACCGCTGCCTATGCCGGCGTCAACGCAGGTATGGTATTGGTCTCTGCCGATGACCCCGGCATGCACAGCTCCCAAAACGAACAGGACAATCGTTATTTTGCCCGTTTTGCCCAGATTCCCATGCTGGAGCCTTCATCCAGCGCTGAAGCCAAAGCGTTTGCCAAGCTTGCGTTCGAGATCAGTGAGGCTTTCGATACGCCGATCATGCTGCGCATGACGACCCGAATCTGCCACGGTCGAGGCGTCGTCGAACTGGAAGAGCCGCAGCCTGTCAGGACACGACCGTACGTAAAAGATCCGCAAAAGTACGTCATGATGCCCGCAAATGCACGCGTGCGCAGGACGGTTCTTTTGGAACGCATGCGCCGCTTGGCTGAATATTCGGAAACCACACCGCTGAATCGCGTCGAAGAGGGCGATGCAGAGATCGGCATCATTACCGCAGGCGTCAGTTATACATATGCGCGCGAGGTCTTTCCGAACGCTTCCTTTCTCAAGCTCGGCATGACCAACCCTTTGCCGATGCGCAAGATCGCCGAATTCATCAGCCGACATCGTCAAGTGTACGTCATCGAAGAGCTTGAACCGTTTATGGAAGAACAGATCAAAGCGGCGGGACTAAATGTCCGCGGCACCGATCTGCAGTCCACGGCCGGAGAGCTGTCGCCGGATGTTCTGCGCCGCCGTTTTTTCGGGACAGTACCGAAAAAAGCGGCAGGCAATGATTTGCCGGCGCGTCCGCCCGTAATGTGTGCAGGCTGCCCCCATCGGGCCGTGTTTTCGGTTCTTCGCAAGCACCGTGCGGTTGTCAGCAGTGATATCGGCTGCTACACTTTGGGCGCTTTGCAGCCGCTCAATGCCATCGATTCGGTGTTGTGTATGGGCGCTTCCATCGGCATGGCCCAAGGATATGCCCGCGTGCTCGAACCCGATCGCCCCGTCGTTGCGGTGCTCGGCGATTCGACGTTCATTCATGCCGGCATTCCGGCTTTGGTGAATGCCGTTTACAACCGCGTCAAAATGAC
It encodes:
- the iorA gene encoding indolepyruvate ferredoxin oxidoreductase subunit alpha, whose protein sequence is MKRLFSGNEAVARGAFEAGVQVAAAYPGTPSTEILENIAQYPQIYAEWSVNEKVAFEVAYGAAVAGKRALAAMKHVGVNVASDALMTAAYAGVNAGMVLVSADDPGMHSSQNEQDNRYFARFAQIPMLEPSSSAEAKAFAKLAFEISEAFDTPIMLRMTTRICHGRGVVELEEPQPVRTRPYVKDPQKYVMMPANARVRRTVLLERMRRLAEYSETTPLNRVEEGDAEIGIITAGVSYTYAREVFPNASFLKLGMTNPLPMRKIAEFISRHRQVYVIEELEPFMEEQIKAAGLNVRGTDLQSTAGELSPDVLRRRFFGTVPKKAAGNDLPARPPVMCAGCPHRAVFSVLRKHRAVVSSDIGCYTLGALQPLNAIDSVLCMGASIGMAQGYARVLEPDRPVVAVLGDSTFIHAGIPALVNAVYNRVKMTVVILDNRITAMTGHQENPASGKTLQGEQVPVFDFEAVARAVGAAYVRTVDPIETEALERAIGEAIACDGVSVIIASRPCALVDRHQYTGVMMIDKDTCSECRLCLRIGCPAMSLRDGSVVINPDLCFGCSLCSQICPKESIHRTRVNVEG